The following coding sequences are from one Coleofasciculus sp. FACHB-1120 window:
- a CDS encoding glycosyltransferase has protein sequence MAIFKQQKIKVLLYGNVHGAYRCENLIKFLLDSGYYVSFVYPDFYLRGRGKQTFFTQFIRKVFSKFYIIELFVKAALADVIYVLPMSANFIQSALWMSRLFKNKLVIEPYISMYDTYVRNKDDIQEGSNAAKKILKKDRLAFTKTDYLIHLSTYELAYWAKVLDIELDPNKVFIAPLFTEAKQTLKRQFMQDGILNICWWGTLLPLHGVDNILHAMKILKEKEIPFTCNLFGADGSGYTERFHAYEKKIKQNELSDRVFLRKDLKFSDESLPKYLVENCDLALGLFGDNERARNSATPNKLVESLAMGIPTLNMSSPGIKEFFNPEVDFWTCEPTGESIAQAILAIINGTAPTVDWEETRLKTLKTFSLTRYQEVVTKILDKVEDDLPKE, from the coding sequence ATGGCAATTTTTAAGCAGCAGAAAATAAAGGTTTTGCTCTATGGAAATGTACATGGAGCTTATCGGTGCGAAAATTTAATTAAATTTTTGTTGGATTCTGGATACTATGTTTCCTTCGTCTATCCAGACTTTTATCTCCGAGGAAGAGGAAAACAAACATTTTTTACTCAATTTATTCGCAAAGTTTTCTCCAAATTTTATATCATAGAGCTTTTTGTAAAAGCTGCTTTGGCAGACGTAATCTACGTATTGCCCATGAGTGCTAATTTTATTCAAAGTGCTTTGTGGATGTCAAGACTCTTTAAAAATAAACTTGTCATAGAACCTTATATATCAATGTATGACACTTATGTAAGAAATAAGGATGATATCCAGGAAGGAAGTAACGCAGCCAAAAAAATATTAAAAAAAGATAGATTAGCGTTTACTAAAACAGATTATCTTATTCATCTATCCACTTATGAACTTGCCTACTGGGCAAAAGTTTTAGACATTGAACTCGATCCAAATAAAGTTTTTATTGCTCCTTTATTTACCGAAGCCAAACAAACCCTTAAAAGACAATTCATGCAGGATGGTATTTTAAATATCTGTTGGTGGGGAACACTTCTTCCTCTGCACGGAGTAGATAATATATTACACGCTATGAAAATTTTGAAGGAAAAAGAAATACCCTTTACCTGTAATTTATTTGGTGCCGATGGTTCGGGATATACAGAACGCTTTCATGCCTACGAAAAAAAAATTAAGCAAAATGAACTAAGCGATCGCGTTTTTCTTAGAAAAGATTTAAAGTTTTCTGATGAATCCCTCCCTAAATATTTAGTAGAAAACTGCGACTTAGCCTTGGGTCTATTTGGTGATAACGAAAGGGCGCGTAATAGTGCAACCCCCAACAAACTAGTCGAATCCCTAGCAATGGGAATCCCAACTTTGAATATGAGTTCTCCTGGTATAAAAGAATTCTTTAACCCAGAAGTAGACTTTTGGACTTGCGAACCGACAGGTGAATCGATAGCTCAAGCAATTCTTGCAATCATTAATGGTACAGCCCCTACTGTGGACTGGGAAGAGACTCGCCTGAAGACGTTGAAAACTTTTAGCCTAACTCGATATCAAGAAGTTGTGACCAAAATTTTAGATAAAGTTGAAGATGACTTGCCAAAAGAATGA
- the hpsE gene encoding hormogonium polysaccharide biosynthesis glycosyltransferase HpsE, translating to MSNVDFTVAIRTYNGEKLLPTVLERLRSQTGTEQIFWEIVVVDNNSTDNTAKIIQEYQSNWPQAYPLIYYFEPKQGAVFARLRAIQEARGTFIGFLDDDNFPNPNWVAAAYSFGKSHPKAGAFGGQIKGEFEVYPPQNFERIQSFLALKERGSKANLYDPESLSLPPGAGLVVQKQVWLDTVPAQLSLQGPVGSSLAAKGEDFEALLYIGRAGWEIWYNPEMCIYHQIPKWRLEKDYLITLIRGVGLSICQLRMINANNWQKPVIITRILLGNLRRAILQLIKYRGKLKTDLVAACEMEFFLSSLVSPFYFLKKSMQNKIFNLEKSVGMSTSVTK from the coding sequence ATGTCTAACGTGGACTTTACTGTAGCAATTCGCACTTACAACGGAGAAAAGCTTCTACCAACTGTTTTGGAGCGATTGCGATCGCAGACGGGCACCGAGCAGATTTTTTGGGAAATTGTTGTTGTCGATAACAATAGCACTGACAACACCGCTAAAATCATTCAAGAATATCAATCTAATTGGCCTCAAGCATATCCGCTCATCTATTACTTTGAGCCAAAGCAAGGCGCAGTGTTTGCAAGATTACGCGCTATTCAGGAAGCCAGAGGTACTTTTATTGGTTTTTTGGATGATGATAATTTTCCGAACCCTAATTGGGTAGCAGCAGCCTACTCCTTCGGAAAATCTCATCCCAAGGCGGGTGCTTTTGGAGGGCAGATCAAAGGAGAATTTGAAGTTTATCCGCCACAAAATTTTGAAAGAATACAATCTTTTTTGGCACTGAAAGAACGGGGTTCAAAAGCTAATCTATACGATCCGGAAAGTTTAAGCCTTCCTCCAGGAGCCGGATTAGTTGTCCAAAAACAAGTTTGGCTAGACACCGTTCCCGCTCAACTTTCTCTCCAGGGGCCAGTTGGGTCATCTTTGGCAGCAAAAGGAGAAGATTTTGAAGCACTACTCTACATCGGACGTGCTGGGTGGGAAATTTGGTACAACCCCGAAATGTGTATTTATCATCAAATTCCCAAGTGGCGGCTAGAGAAAGATTATTTAATCACCCTGATTCGGGGGGTAGGCTTAAGTATTTGTCAGCTCCGAATGATTAATGCTAATAATTGGCAAAAGCCTGTGATTATTACCAGAATTCTTTTAGGAAATCTGCGTCGAGCGATTCTTCAATTGATTAAATATAGAGGCAAGTTGAAAACTGACCTAGTTGCTGCCTGCGAAATGGAATTTTTCTTGAGCAGTTTAGTGAGTCCCTTTTATTTCTTGAAAAAGAGTATGCAAAATAAAATTTTTAACCTGGAAAAATCAGTAGGGATGTCAACTTCGGTAACTAAGTAG
- the hpsE gene encoding hormogonium polysaccharide biosynthesis glycosyltransferase HpsE: MVDVTVAIPTFNSEKRLPEVLDRLREQINTEHFSWEILVVDNNSTDKTAKIVQAYQANWSETAPLHYTLEAEQGAAFARQRAVEEARGTLIGFLDDDNLPDSNWVAAAYAFGQAHPEAGAYGSRIQGNFEIEPPKNFKKIACFLALVDRGANASRYEPRKRILPPGAGLVVRRQTWLENVPQRLVLNHKGREAKLASEDLEATLHIQRAGWEIWYNPEMRVYHQIPRWRLEKDYLISLMRCVGLSRYHIRMLGLKTWQRPVAFPAYLFNDLRRLMLHLIKYRGDRQRDLIAACEWELLLSSLISPFFLLKNKYLEIGQAKIFGLREDMNALPGLVDKKVSTAP, translated from the coding sequence ATGGTTGACGTTACAGTAGCCATTCCCACCTTTAATAGTGAAAAGCGTTTACCTGAAGTTCTCGATCGTCTTAGAGAGCAGATCAATACCGAACACTTTTCTTGGGAAATTCTTGTTGTTGATAACAACAGCACCGACAAGACAGCAAAAATTGTTCAAGCCTATCAAGCCAACTGGTCAGAAACGGCTCCGTTACACTACACATTGGAAGCTGAGCAGGGTGCAGCATTTGCACGACAACGGGCTGTTGAAGAAGCTAGAGGCACTTTGATAGGCTTTTTAGATGATGACAACCTGCCTGACTCTAACTGGGTTGCGGCTGCTTATGCCTTTGGTCAAGCGCATCCCGAAGCAGGTGCATACGGTAGCCGAATCCAGGGAAATTTTGAAATTGAGCCACCAAAGAATTTTAAAAAAATCGCTTGTTTCTTGGCATTAGTAGATCGAGGCGCGAACGCTAGCCGCTACGAACCGCGCAAGAGAATCCTACCTCCAGGAGCTGGATTAGTGGTTCGCAGACAAACTTGGCTGGAGAACGTTCCCCAGCGTCTCGTCCTCAATCACAAGGGCAGAGAAGCTAAATTAGCTAGTGAAGATTTAGAAGCCACATTGCATATTCAGCGGGCGGGTTGGGAAATTTGGTATAACCCCGAAATGCGTGTTTATCATCAAATTCCCCGCTGGCGATTGGAAAAAGATTACCTGATTTCTCTCATGCGTTGCGTGGGTTTAAGCCGGTATCACATTCGGATGCTTGGTCTTAAGACCTGGCAAAGACCTGTCGCTTTTCCAGCTTACCTGTTCAACGATCTCCGCAGGCTGATGCTTCACCTGATTAAATATCGAGGAGATCGCCAAAGAGATTTGATTGCGGCTTGCGAATGGGAACTACTGTTATCTAGTTTGATTAGTCCCTTTTTCCTTTTAAAAAATAAATACTTAGAAATTGGGCAAGCTAAAATATTTGGCTTGAGAGAAGACATGAATGCCTTACCAGGACTGGTAGATAAAAAAGTATCTACCGCTCCATAA